Genomic window (Amyelois transitella isolate CPQ chromosome 31, ilAmyTran1.1, whole genome shotgun sequence):
CtgaataaaatttagaaaTGCAAGCACAAATTGGCATCtttacctactaatattataaagctgaagagtttgtatgtttgtttgtttgaacgcgctaatctcaggaattactgattgaaaaattatttttgtgttcatcagaccatttgtcgaggaaagctttaggctatataacatcacgctgcaactataagaagcgaagaaaagaaaaaaaaaacgggggaaaattattcacccttgagggcttcaatgatggccaaaataactattccacacggacggagtcgcgggcacagctagtttgaaATAAAGGTAGTTAAAAACCAACTTCTCTAGGGGTCACTAGGCctattttactacaaaaactCATGAGTCAACTATCTGACTTACATCAGTCCTGTGGTCACATTTGCACTTGGCCAATTTACATTAAGTACCCGGTCTACCAGAGATGacgctgatatagtttcttaaaacgcggtttttaaaatgtttatatatcttgggaaccgagcttttctcgaacctaggaccttgataaatcgattccttgagccgaaaagcccctaatctgcaactttcatgaaaatcgttggagccgtttcagagatcctgattatatataatatacaagaattgctcgtttaaatatattagatatattaTAGATGTAGCTACATTTCTCTTAATTATCATAATGCCATGAAGCAACTTCTGGATAATGGCGTTTCTATATCTCCATCCTGGACTTCTTGGCTGTCCAAGAGAGGTAGAGGTGTCCTGtcggtatttttattatgcttaaccgattgaaataaaatttgaaataaaggtAGTTATGAGGTAGGTACTCATGAGTCAACTGCCTCACTTACATCAGTCCTGTGGTCATATAGTCTAACCCCGTGCTCCTCAACATAGAACTCTTCCCGGAGACGCAATCTGGACTAGGATTGCGTCTCCGGGAAGAGTTCTATCCAGAGTTTCGTCCAGTAGGATGATGTAGGCTATAATGACTTACTTCCTAGCGATGTATCCGTAATGTGAGTCCACAGAGAACAGGTCTGATCTCCTGTCCCTAATGTCGGTGAGACACGCGAAGGTATCAGCTCTGCGTTCACAGGAGATGGCGGGCTGGATGCCCAGGGTGTACGCTGAAGCCGCCAGCCACTCGCACTTGGCCATTTCGGCCACGGAGACGGTACACCAGCGAACAGCTGCTAAGCAACTGCTGGATGTTGATAGGTTCTCGATCGGGCGGACTGTGGGAAATAACGAATAGgtaaattgttaattataaaacactAGTGttggtaaaaggtcaggttaagagtacccgtaaccgccgagcttgcatgaagagagttatgaatgtggatgaagcgaaggaagtgtgcagagatcgtggcaagtggaaagatgtggtctctgcctacccttccgggaaagaggcctgattttatgtatgtactatatatgtatgtattacaacaCAAAGGTTCTAGGTTAGATAATggtttacaaattgtaatctatgtatactaatattataaagctgaagaatttgtttgtttgaaagctttaatctcaggaactactggttcgatttgaaccatttatcgaggaaggctttaggctatataatatcacgctgcaactattaggagcgaagaaataatggagaatgtgaaaaaatcggggaacGTCCTAGAGACCTTCAATGATGccgaaaataactattccacgcggactaagtcgcgggcacagctagcaAAGAATAAATACTATTTAGAGACACAAAATTTAAGAAGTTTAATCCcaacttaatattattaatgcgaaaatgagtttatttgttttttgccTCTTATAGGATTATATATTGaataaatcttcttgaaatacgtaggtatatataactaACGAATGCAGGAATGcacattgtttgtttgtttgtttgtttgtaaactctttattgcacataaaaataaatataacaaattacaaaacagttattggatttagaagaatatgcacaatggcggacttatcccaaatgggatttcttccagtcaaccaaaatataaaggaaaatccaaaatttaaaaggcagcgcacataaaaagcaaTGAAGATGCTATATAATAAACAGTACATttctacataatttaaaataaacatacataaataatatatatatatatatatataaacttacatatttatgagTACACTCAATTGTTAGATGCATCAGAATACAGTCTTTTGATAAGTGATTTAAAAGAACTAAGGTTAAGAGCAGATCTCGTATCTTGTGGGAGGTTATTCCAAAGCTGAGCGGAACGAACACTAAAAGACAAGCCATAAGTCCGAGAAGAATAAGGaggaataagtaatttaagattattatgaGATCGCATGCGACTATCCGTCTCACGGAACGAgaaatttttatgaagataGTGAGGAAATGAAGGATTGAAAAggatattaaacaagagagaTAGTGTGTGAACATTACGTCTAAGGCGAATTGGGAGCCAATTCAATTGGCGACGAAACTCAGAAACATGATCAAATTTGCGAAGACCGAAAACAAAGCGTATGCCCTGGTTCTGTAAACGCTCCAGTTTGTCAAGCAACTCTTCAGTAACATTTAGACAAGCAACATCGGAATAATCAAGAAGAGGAAAGAGAAGTGATTgtacaagtaaaattttagtggCGGTGggtaaaaatttttgcattcgGCGAAGTGAATGTAACGACACATACATCTTACGGCTGATTTCATTGATATAGGGACTCCACGAGAGAGTTTGGTCCATGATGACACCCAGATTAGTCACTTTGGAAGATAAaggaataatattgttatccaGAACCAAACTAGGAACCATCATATTTGCAAATCTTGAAATATAATGTGGGCTACCTATAACAATAGCCTGAGACTTGGCAGCGTTAACCAAAAGACCAAAACGGCTTGACCAATCTGCAATCCTTTCCAAATCCAAATTTATGGTACTAAAAGCATCGTGAATATTATTCAAACTGGCAGACGCATAGATCTGCAAGTCATCGgcataaagatgaaaattagAGGAAAGAGACGCAGTAATACCATCAATGAAAATTGAGAACAGAACCGGAGAAAGAATGCCACCCTGCGGAACACCAGCCACTAGATCACACCAGTCCGAAAAGCCATCATTCAGTTTTACACGTTGTCGACGTCCAGTTAGATAAGATGAAAACCAACAAAGGGAATTAgaggaaaaatttaaagaacgTAGTATTTCAATCAAGACATCAAAATCAACTGTATTAAAAGCGCTTGTAAAATCTAAAAGGACGAGTACGGTAAGCTgtttattatcaatatttaaacGTATGTCGTCCGTTATCTTCACCAGAGCTGTCGTAGTACTATGGCCACATTTAAAACCCGATTGAAAGGAACTTAACATATTGTAACGTGATAAGTGTGCACTTAACTGTTGATGGATATGATATTCTAAGATTTTCGAAAGTACAGAGAGAATAGAAATAGGACGTAAGTGAGATGGACAAGAAGGAGGTATTTTTTTAGGAAGAGGAATTATTAGAGCGTGTTTCCAAGCAGTCGGGTAGACACCCGTTGAGATAGAACAGTTTATAATATCTGTAATAAAAGGGGCAATAAATTCTGCAATTGGTTTAATCATATCAAGAGATATAGCGTCTTCCCCAACCGCCCTAGACTTTATggactttattaattttattacgtcGTCAGCGGTAATTTCGTTTATACAAAAAGAGGGGTAATCATAGGCAGGATTAGCAGCTAGACCAGCAAGCGTAGCCTGTTTAAGGACTGATGGAAAATTCCGAGGTGAAGAACAAAAGTGCCTATTCAAATCATTGACGTCCATAACAAAACTCTCGTCAGGCCCACGCTTACCGAAACCCAGACCCCTCAAAAACTTCCATAGTTTACCAGGTGGACAGTTTTCTACATTTGAGTGAATGTAATTTCGCTTAGCCTCCCTacactttttattacaatgatTGCGAAGATATAAATAAGCAGAATGACTTTCCACAGACGGGCATTGGCGCAATCTtaacttggctctgtctcttCTGGCCATGCATTTTCTGATTTCGGGTGTGAGCCAAGGAGCTGGGTTATATTTAATACGAACAGGATGAATAGGAGCATGCTTATCAAAGAgcaataacaaaatttcatagaaTTTAGAGACTTTCAAATTAACATCTGGAGCAATCAAAACAGCGTTCCAGTTCgcattattaaaatcagttaaaaatgACTGTTCATCAATTGCCGTGAAATCACGACGGAATATAAATTTGTGTCTACGCTTAGGAGAACGCAATTTGAAAGACGCATAAATAAGATCATGAGCCGAGAAACACACTGCATTAATTTGCCCATGCGCTGACACAAGATCCGGGGAAGAAGTGATTATTAGATCAAGAAGAGATGGAGGACCATTGTGTGGAAAATGAGTAGCATTAAGAGGAAGGCAATGTAAATCTAAGGAATGAAGAAGAGAAAGGAGAGATCTTGATCTagaatcatttttaataagacaGGTATTAAAATCccccattataataatatgttcaaAACGAGTACGGAAATCCGCCAAAAGAAGCTCAAAAGAatcaaagtaatttatatgaagAGATGGGCTATAGTAAACACCTAgaagaattttaatatgagAAAGAGTAATTTCTAGGAAAAGATGTTCAGGATTTTCGTGAACAGATGGAGATtgagataaaatttggcatggtATATCGTCTCGTAAGTAAATAGCTACTCCACCACACCTCACCATTCTAGAAACACCATTAGTGACGATTTCGTAAGTCCTATCATTTCTGATAAGTTTGAAACCAGGAAGAGGGTACATTGTAGAAGGAAGGGAAGGTTTTAGAAAGGTTTCCGAAATGAGAATAGCGTGAATGGAATAATTAGAAAAGTTTGACAATAAATCATGGTAATGCTCAGGTAAGCTTTGggcatttatatgtataacattaaAGTCCTTTGGAAAAGAAGAAAAGGTAATGTTCAAGTTATCACCTAAACATGGTTCAAAATCATTAACACTGTGTAGGCTGTCCGACGAAGgtgaaagagaaaaatattcatcatCAGAACTGTCGCCAAAAACATTAGACATTGAGCgtaacaacaaataaataaaataaactatttaacaaaaataatatacaaaaattaatatacagtATACAAAACCACAttgtatacattaaataaaagtaaataggtAACCATTTTTCAGATTCAAAACCCGCAATTTTTGATGgtaaaaatcttcaaaaaaCCTAAAGTTGCCTACCATTGTTGGTGTAATTAGAGACTGTGGTGATCTCCTCCTGGATAACCCTGAAGCCGGAGCCCCCCACCAGGGTCTGGTACAGGGTGGAGGTCCAGCCGACGCCAGGGTCAGCTCCATTCGGCCACCAGGTCGGCAGACGGTTGCGTAGCGATGTGGCTGTGTTGCTGTGAATTATTTGAGTATTGAGTAAGTCCCGGCAAAATATAATCTTGACAGtcttcaatattataaagctgaagagtttgtttgtttgaacgcgctaatctcaggaactactggttcgaattgaatagaccatttatcgaggaagactttaggctatataacatcacgctgcaactttgaggagcgaagaaataatggaaaatgtgaaaaaaacggggtttttattcatccttgggGGCTTCAATGTTGCCCTaattaactattccacgcggacaaagtcgcgggcacagcttgtttcatataaaaaaggacAAAGAACAAGTATAATATGGGCAAGAAATTAAGAAAAGTTACTTACAGAAACAAAcaaggtgccgtgtggctttcggcaccattagaaaagatggaataggaccactccgtctcattcccatggatgttgtaaaaggcgactaagggataggcttatgaacctgtgactcttcttttaggcgatgttttcattaatacatcctactactattataaaggcgaaagtttgtatggatgtttgttactctttcacgcaaaaactactaaaccgattaccatgaaatttggtatgtaggtagctgaagacccagaataacacataggctactttttatcccagagttcctgcgggattgatagggtttccatgcggacgaagtcgcgggcggcctctagtacatacataaaaatcacgcctctttcccggaggggtgggcTGAAAAAAGCGGGAAATTTTCCGGTTTTTCTCAAATTCCCTCGtatttatacaagttttttacgaaagtttcaagaaagataagaatgaaatatttcatgttttttattaataaaacggaaaaatatgaaagaaacggAAAAATACGATAGGAAAAGTATTGATTACCTTACAatatgcataattttttttaacaattttaaataaaattatgcatattgtaattatacatagaatatatatatagttttccaatagttttttttatatttttttattattaataaaacggtaaaaaacgtttctttcaccgaaaaaaacaacttgtttctttcggaattttcaacgctagtaggcagagactacctcattttcgttttcataaatcaATCACAACATTAGcagaggaacctaacccaATTAGATCATAGCTTTATAACTAGCatcaaagatataaaatttcttaccTAGAAGCGACTACTGTCTTCCAAGGTTGCCTGACCACAGAGCAAGGCGAGGTGGGGAGCGCTACCACCTCAGCAGACAGAGGTACCGTGGTGCCATTGGGGCACAGAGCTGAGAACTGGTTCACGTTCTGAGGGTTGCGGAGCTGTTGaagattatttatacatacatacatacatatggtcacgtctatatcccttgcggggtagacagagccaacagtcttgaaaagactgaatggccacgttcagctgtttggcttaatgatagaattgagattcaaatagtgacaggttgctagcccatcgcccagaaaagaatcccaagtttgtaagcctaaaaCTTAGATAattaatgatgaaaaaatttctacttaaattttataatctgaAGACAGTTTccgaaaaagctgattgaggtatctcgtTCGTGAGTTCGTTActggagggctggaaattgtCTGGCGttgagaatcagcattgccattctaAATgacaatgctgccagccttctgggcgcACTACCGCAACTTGATGCTATGCAGTGACTGTACAATTTGAATTAAGTTTTAGTTTTCAATcataatgattaattttttattacatacctaATTGTATAAAACGTATTTTAATGACACGTTATTTACTTTAATGAGGTCATTCAAGGATCGATGCTAGTTTGATGATATGTAGATTGATAGATACATGATTGATGAAGACTCGTGAGTCTTAACTTTGGCACGCTGCCACACTTCACATTCAACCCACAGAGAACAAAATCCCTGTATTCCGTGGTACCACCCTAATTTCTACTAAACTCACGGTAAAGAACTCCTGCACGTGCTGCCACGCGACGTAAGCAACAGTGCCTCTGCCCAACAAGCAGGCCAGGGCCTGGATGTGGCGGTTGTTGTTGGAAACACCGGCGACGTTAACAACATTCGACGTGCTGTAGCCTTTGATACTGATTGACGCTAGATTGATTGAGATGAGGAGGATTGACGATCAACATAGCCTGGAATGCTGGGTCATGCAAGGCTCAAGGCTAGACTGATACTAGGTCGATGATAGATCGATGCTGGACTAATGCTGGATTGATGAAGACTCGTGAGTCTTAACTTTGGCACGCTGTCACACTTCATATTCAACCCACAGAAAGCAAAATCCTGATACCACCTTAATTTCTACTAAACTCACGGTAAAGAACTCCTGCACGTGCTGCCAAGCGACGTAAGCAACAGTGCCTCTGCCCAACAAGCAGGCCAGGGCCTGGATGTGGCGGTTGTTGTTGGAGACACCGGCTACGTTGACAGCAGTGGAAGTGCTGTAGCCGCCATTACAGGATGAGTTGTCGCACAACGAGCACAGGTTCGGGTAACGGCTCTctggaacatacatatagtcacgtctatatcccttgcgggctagacagagccaacagtcttgaaaagactggtaggccacgttcagctattatgctttaagatagaattgagattcaaatagtgacaggttgctagcccatcgcctaaaagaagaatgtcaagtttataagcctatcccttagtcgccttttacgacatccatgggaaccacacggcacactctCTGGAATTGACAGATAATGATGTGGGTGTTGTAatttctgccgtgtggttcgcggcgccaatgaaaaaaagaataggaccaccttgtctcgttcccatggatgtcgtaaaatgcgactaagagataggcttgtGATATTTCTTTAAGGCGAGGTGCTAGCGACCTGTATTCAcaattcactatttgaatctcaattctagcatcAAGCacaaaagctgaacgtggcctatcagtatttacaagactgttggctctgtttaccccgtaagaaaTATAGACCAGGGATATGTCTATGTTATGATGTGAGATTTGTTTAGATTTCTCTCAAATTGACACGAAATTTGGTGTTAGAGAGCTTATTaggattacatacatacatacagtcacatctatatcctttgcggggtagccagCATTCTGGAAAGacaggcctcgttcagctgtacggcttagaAATGttaatgagattcaaatagtgacattttgctagcccatcgcctaaacgaagaatcccaagtttattaggctATCACTCAGtcgttttttacgacatccattggagccacaccgtctctcatggatgtcgtaaaaaatgACTGAGGGATAgcataataaacttggaattcttcgtATCGATCGATATCGatcttatttctttattctAAACATACAATACTTAtcagtagtgccgtgtggtgcccggcactactaataattatgtattatacgTACTGAGATCAGCATCAACAGTGCTGTTGTAGCTCCAAGGTCCAGGTCTGCAGGCCTCGCTGAAGAACCCACTGAGGGTTTCCACCTCCAACTCCTCAGCTGTCTTGCGCTCCGTGCCCGAGCCGGGACAGCGGTCCGTGCGAGCAGCCTGGAAAAATGTATACGATTCTTCCACCTCTTTCTCCAGgttaagtcccggttgcatcctcaccactctggagaggagcccggggtgcgcctttgaccatggatcccggattgggtgaatcaggttttcacacgaagcgactcccgtctgacctccgcaacctttgcgggggaacctgacccgtattggattgatcatggttacagaTCCAGTTGCCCAAACTAACAAGaaacagtttatttaaaaagtatgacggcctctgtggcgcagcggtaatacacGTCTGTTACActgaaggtcccgggttctaaTCCCAgctagggcatgatgaggaacgaactttctctgattggtctggggcttggatgtttgtctatataagtatttataattataataaaatatagtatcgttgagttagtatctcgtaacacaagtctcgaactcacttcgaggctaactcaaccagtgtaatttgtcccgtatacatacatacatacatatttacatacatacataaaatcacgcctctttcccttatataaaataaaattcctttctttctttttcttttatatatatttatttatatttatgtggtTCTGTTCCATATGGCTATCGGTAGATGCAatatcttccagtcaacctttaggTGGACACCAATAAaccagtgtaatttgtcccgtgtatatttattatgcttTACCGAGACTTCTAAGGCCTTCAGCACCCTGGGCGACCAGCGGACCTCGGTGGAGTCGAGCCCTGGATGGCAGTATCTTCCGTTCCTCAACCCCTCAAGACCACCAGTGTGATTGTTAGGCACTATGGCTACTGACTCGAACGCGTATGGGAccgctgaaaaaaaaatgaatcaaTGTGTCATATGATTTATTATCTAtgagtgtcaatgtcattgtcaagagaGAGACTAAcagtttcaaattcaaattcaaattcaaacttttatttgtaacggacatacaataataaatcagTTTTGTGATGGCGTCATCGTGTAATCGAAGCTCgcttttatttcataaatttctaTATGAAACAATCAATgttaacaatttttgtttattcctAATGCGATGAAAGTTAAATGTCAAAATGTAGTAACGAAAATATACATGTAGCAAACGGAAAGATCTGCCTGaattgtaagaaaataatattcgtatcttatctattataaaagcgaatgtgtagaagaagcggcggaataaactacactgcagcattttcatcggacgtcaatttacaaatattgtatctcttaaatctacatcgtggacgaatgcacattgtccacattaaaatatattataaatcaaagaatattttgtcaaatgtaacaaataatttaagctAATAAgctaaagtaaaataaaatacatagtacctaattttatattatttaaatataataatgattgTACGCTCAACATATTTATctgtaataaatgaattttattttttatattcaatatttattaaaactagtcaaaactaaataaaattaaaataaatttgtttgttcgaatatttaaataattaaagttttccAAAGAAACATCGTCCCTTACCGGTCTTTTCAGTACTCCTGACAGTCGCTATCACCTGATGAGTGAGCGGCTGCATCTGAGACAGCAATAGAGTTTCTTCTTCAGAGAAGGCTCCAAAATCCGCCTCATTACGAGATATCTTGAGTGCGCAGTCCAATCTAGTAGGTAGAAGAACATTTGTTAGTGtctataatacctacatagtatacatataatcacgtttatatcccttgcggggtagacagagccaaaaaaagtaaatatacaatacaatacaaattatctttattgcccataaaaaaatataatacatatgtagtagaaacaaacattataaatatgattagACTATCTCCTCTATAGTATCcctatttgaaaattaaacaacTATATTACTCACCTGGTTTCGACTGGCACGCAGGAGACTTCGCTGCCGCCCGTCTCGACGCTCTGGCACGCCACGGAGTCCCTGGCAGGAACGCATACTCTGTCTGGATGacaaatcatcatcatcgtcagtttacatatatatatatataaagtcgCTATCTTTGAATgcctttaaaactaaattaaaactgtgaaatttaaaaaaaattaaaaatcgaaAACTCGTTTTATACTTACTGTTGACGaatatttcgataaaaaataaattttgacaagaacatttttaatatgacattattttatttaatttaattttcatttcaattttaattt
Coding sequences:
- the LOC106138610 gene encoding transferrin; its protein translation is MGLRGLFLCLLVIAVSHAQVYRVCVPARDSVACQSVETGGSEVSCVPVETRLDCALKISRNEADFGAFSEEETLLLSQMQPLTHQVIATVRSTEKTAVPYAFESVAIVPNNHTGGLEGLRNGRYCHPGLDSTEVRWSPRVLKALEVSAARTDRCPGSGTERKTAEELEVETLSGFFSEACRPGPWSYNSTVDADLKSRYPNLCSLCDNSSCNGGYSTSTAVNVAGVSNNNRHIQALACLLGRGTVAYVAWQHVQEFFTLRNPQNVNQFSALCPNGTTVPLSAEVVALPTSPCSVVRQPWKTVVASSNTATSLRNRLPTWWPNGADPGVGWTSTLYQTLVGGSGFRVIQEEITTVSNYTNNVRPIENLSTSSSCLAAVRWCTVSVAEMAKCEWLAASAYTLGIQPAISCERRADTFACLTDIRDRRSDLFSVDSHYGYIARKNYRLSAVKLVQNTRANASRIAAFVKEASAQSNVTRFENLRDKVACFPEYGGLAYVAFVRTAHERQIISSAECDYARAVGEYFSGACAPGANSDTHALTEESNFNSTVLCTACKPTVSVIANNQFTCAWDYTNYYFGNNGSLACLADPATDVAFLETQYLAAQMAALNLNPANYRALCRNNTLANSTGVNIDDGCLMAHVVDAEVLARRDDPANNALNTLFDSLDRFFGYNVAASQQLINLHMYSPFDGSSDLLFKDTTIGLEEYSSEARNEQARNYVELFRHLEACTGAASPGPVPDVATRTVLSVLTLTAVTVFARLF